One window from the genome of Candidatus Methylomirabilota bacterium encodes:
- a CDS encoding ABC transporter permease, which produces MNILVCARVALRALRVNPLRSILTMLGIIIGVGAVIAMVSVGAGAQARVAEQIRSLGSNLILILPGSVASTGVRLGFGTRPTITQEDALAIARELPSIHSTAPSVRGRDQVVWGNTNWSTGIQGTTPDYEETRQWPVVAGRWFTPDEAEGAAKVVLLGQTVAENVFGGADPVGVVVRVAGVPLTVIGVLERKGQSSWGQDQDDVVIIPILTANKRVLGPTKPSATSVNAITVRVRDGMDMKVAEQEIRDLLRQRHKLQGFQEDDFWIRNLSEMLQAEEASSRVLTMLLACIASVSLLVGGIGIMNIMLVSVTERTREIGLRMAVGARGHDIRTQFLVEAVTLSLTGGMIGIVVGLTGSYAIAYFAEWRTLVNAQAIVLAFGFAAAVGIFFGLYPAQKAAQLNPIEALRYE; this is translated from the coding sequence GTGAACATCCTCGTCTGCGCCCGGGTCGCCCTGCGCGCGCTCCGGGTCAACCCCCTGCGCAGCATCCTCACCATGCTGGGCATCATCATCGGCGTGGGCGCGGTGATCGCGATGGTCTCGGTGGGCGCGGGGGCACAGGCCCGCGTGGCCGAGCAGATCCGCAGCCTGGGCTCCAATCTGATCCTCATCCTCCCCGGCAGCGTGGCGAGCACCGGCGTGCGGCTGGGCTTCGGCACGCGGCCGACCATCACCCAGGAGGACGCGCTCGCCATCGCCCGGGAGCTGCCCTCGATCCACTCCACCGCCCCGTCGGTGCGCGGGCGCGATCAGGTCGTGTGGGGGAACACGAACTGGTCCACGGGCATCCAGGGCACCACCCCGGACTACGAGGAGACGCGCCAGTGGCCGGTGGTGGCGGGTCGCTGGTTCACGCCCGACGAGGCCGAGGGCGCCGCCAAGGTGGTGCTGCTGGGCCAGACGGTGGCCGAGAACGTGTTCGGCGGCGCCGATCCGGTTGGCGTGGTGGTGCGCGTGGCCGGCGTGCCCCTCACCGTGATCGGGGTGCTCGAGCGCAAGGGCCAGTCGAGCTGGGGTCAGGATCAGGACGACGTCGTGATCATCCCGATCTTGACCGCGAACAAGCGGGTGCTCGGACCCACGAAGCCCTCCGCGACGTCGGTCAACGCGATCACCGTGCGGGTGCGCGACGGCATGGACATGAAGGTCGCCGAGCAGGAGATCCGCGACCTCCTCCGCCAGCGTCACAAGCTCCAGGGCTTCCAGGAGGACGACTTCTGGATCCGCAACCTCTCCGAGATGCTCCAGGCCGAGGAGGCTTCGTCGCGCGTGCTCACGATGCTCCTGGCGTGCATCGCGTCGGTGTCGCTCCTCGTGGGGGGGATCGGGATCATGAACATCATGCTGGTCTCGGTGACGGAGCGCACGCGAGAGATCGGGCTCCGCATGGCGGTGGGCGCCCGGGGCCACGACATCCGGACCCAGTTCCTGGTGGAGGCGGTCACGCTGTCCCTCACCGGCGGCATGATCGGCATCGTCGTGGGGCTGACCGGCTCCTACGCCATCGCGTATTTCGCGGAATGGCGCACCCTCGTCAACGCACAGGCCATCGTCCTGGCCTTCGGCTTCGCCGCTGCGGTGGGCATCTTCTTCGGGCTCTACCCCGCGCAGAAGGCCGCGCAGCTCAACCCCATCGAGGCCCTGAGATACGAATGA
- a CDS encoding FxLYD domain-containing protein, with the protein MTLPYAAFALLLLVLCSAGTLVVLPVSAQTYTPQSSSSLTVTFQSERVGAGRVIIFGDVRNSSSNAYERVTLLAEGLDETGAVVSRGRAYVSGTVPPRGTAPFECRIPSGGRERRFRVTIEAFQIAGQSP; encoded by the coding sequence ATGACCCTGCCCTACGCAGCCTTCGCGCTGCTGTTGCTCGTGCTCTGCTCGGCCGGAACCCTCGTGGTGCTGCCGGTCTCCGCTCAGACCTACACGCCGCAGTCCTCCTCATCGCTCACCGTGACATTTCAGAGCGAGCGGGTGGGCGCCGGCCGCGTGATCATTTTCGGCGACGTGCGCAACTCCTCGTCGAACGCCTACGAGCGGGTGACGCTGCTCGCCGAGGGCCTGGACGAGACCGGCGCCGTGGTGTCGCGCGGGCGCGCGTACGTCTCCGGCACGGTGCCGCCGCGGGGCACCGCGCCGTTCGAGTGCCGGATACCCTCGGGCGGGCGCGAGCGCCGCTTCCGTGTGACGATCGAGGCCTTCCAGATCGCCGGGCAAAGCCCCTGA
- a CDS encoding TetR family transcriptional regulator C-terminal domain-containing protein translates to MRELARVARSSEPPGVKLEGALEVLFGAYAEGDPHFSDVLIAGWARARDDKQFRLTMAWLREQSRLSLEEILDEGIRAGSFRAGLDAGAVATAMLGAAEGCLLQAASSGGAVPPGRLVRALLDLVVRAPRG, encoded by the coding sequence GTGCGCGAGCTCGCGCGGGTGGCGCGCAGCTCCGAGCCGCCCGGCGTCAAGCTCGAGGGCGCCCTCGAGGTGCTGTTCGGGGCATACGCCGAGGGCGACCCGCATTTCTCCGACGTCCTGATCGCGGGCTGGGCCCGCGCGCGCGACGACAAGCAGTTCCGCCTCACGATGGCGTGGCTGCGCGAGCAGAGCCGTCTGTCCCTGGAGGAGATTCTCGACGAGGGGATACGGGCGGGAAGCTTCCGCGCCGGCCTCGACGCGGGCGCGGTGGCGACGGCAATGCTCGGCGCCGCCGAGGGTTGCCTGCTCCAGGCGGCCAGCTCGGGCGGCGCCGTGCCGCCGGGGCGCCTGGTGCGCGCGTTGCTCGATCTCGTCGTGCGCGCACCCCGCGGTTAG
- a CDS encoding VOC family protein, producing MRGYEPLGLDHVVLRVADQAASERFYTEVLGCTLDHVNERVRLVQLRFGEQLIDLLPGRRGSDGMDHFCLSIKCDDLGAVATWLQERGVTLEGDVVQRRGAFGTGPSLYLRDPDGYLIELKPR from the coding sequence GTGAGAGGCTACGAGCCGCTCGGGCTGGATCACGTGGTGCTGCGCGTGGCCGATCAGGCCGCCTCCGAGCGCTTCTACACGGAGGTGCTGGGCTGCACGCTGGATCACGTCAACGAGCGCGTGCGCCTGGTCCAGCTCCGCTTCGGCGAGCAGCTCATCGATCTCCTGCCGGGCCGCCGGGGCTCCGACGGGATGGACCACTTCTGTCTCTCCATCAAGTGTGACGATCTCGGCGCCGTCGCGACGTGGCTGCAGGAGCGCGGCGTGACGCTGGAGGGCGACGTGGTCCAGCGCCGCGGCGCCTTCGGCACGGGCCCGTCGCTCTACCTCCGGGATCCCGACGGCTACTTGATCGAGCTCAAGCCCCGCTAA
- a CDS encoding DUF4149 domain-containing protein, producing MKTLTISAISAWLGMLGFLAAVVAPAAFGVLERPVAARLIGWVMPRYHWAALGLGVLGLAGMVLRRGEVAGGWVDRLPLALVLVMLALTALSLFVLLPQIEALREAVLAARAAGVAGSPEAARFGRLHALSSLSGLGVLAAGVLVLLLEARRGGLAS from the coding sequence ATGAAAACCCTGACCATCTCGGCGATCTCGGCTTGGCTCGGCATGCTGGGGTTCCTCGCCGCCGTGGTGGCCCCGGCCGCCTTCGGCGTCCTGGAGCGGCCGGTCGCGGCCCGGCTGATCGGCTGGGTGATGCCGCGCTATCACTGGGCCGCGCTGGGCCTGGGCGTCCTCGGGCTGGCGGGCATGGTATTGCGGCGGGGCGAGGTGGCGGGCGGCTGGGTCGACCGCCTCCCGCTCGCGCTCGTGCTCGTGATGCTCGCGCTGACCGCGCTCTCGCTCTTTGTCCTGCTCCCGCAGATCGAAGCGCTGCGCGAGGCGGTGCTGGCGGCCCGCGCCGCCGGGGTCGCGGGCTCGCCCGAGGCGGCCCGTTTCGGGCGGCTACACGCCCTGTCCAGTCTCAGCGGGCTCGGGGTGCTCGCCGCCGGCGTGCTCGTCCTGCTTCTCGAGGCGCGGCGCGGGGGGCTCGCCTCGTGA
- the nth gene encoding endonuclease III codes for MTAAPQARPTAPRRAARAPQLAPAKSRLAVGRLIARIRRVQPSWRTTTLAEVSSERRDPFYVLIACILSLRTKDETTGPAAARLFALAEGPEAMGRLTPRQIERAIFPVGFYRTKARVILGICHDLLARFGSAVPDTIDELLTLKGVGRKTANLVVTMGFGKPGICVDVHVHRISNRWGLIRTRNPEESEMALRRRLPRRYWIGYNDLLVAFGQNICQPVSPRCSVCPIAAVCPRIGVGRSR; via the coding sequence GTGACCGCCGCTCCTCAGGCCCGGCCGACGGCGCCCCGTCGCGCCGCGCGCGCGCCACAGCTCGCGCCGGCGAAGAGCCGCCTGGCCGTGGGCCGACTCATCGCCCGGATCCGGCGCGTCCAGCCCTCCTGGCGCACCACCACACTCGCCGAGGTGTCCAGCGAGCGACGCGACCCTTTCTATGTCCTCATCGCCTGCATCCTGTCGCTCCGCACCAAGGACGAAACCACCGGCCCGGCGGCCGCACGTCTCTTCGCCCTCGCGGAAGGGCCCGAGGCGATGGGGCGCCTGACCCCGCGCCAGATCGAGCGCGCGATCTTTCCCGTCGGCTTCTACCGCACGAAGGCCCGCGTGATCCTCGGCATTTGCCACGATCTCCTCGCGCGCTTCGGGAGCGCGGTGCCGGACACCATCGACGAGCTCCTCACCCTCAAGGGCGTCGGGCGCAAAACCGCCAACCTCGTGGTGACGATGGGCTTCGGCAAGCCCGGGATCTGCGTCGACGTCCACGTGCACCGGATCTCGAACCGCTGGGGGCTGATCCGCACGCGGAATCCCGAGGAGAGCGAGATGGCGCTGCGGCGGCGGCTGCCGCGACGCTACTGGATCGGCTACAACGATCTGCTCGTCGCTTTCGGCCAGAACATCTGCCAGCCGGTCTCGCCGCGCTGCTCGGTCTGCCCGATCGCCGCCGTCTGCCCGCGCATCGGGGTCGGGCGCTCGCGCTAG
- a CDS encoding TetR/AcrR family transcriptional regulator, translating to MEPRRQAVRDRILRTAADLFRERGYRAATLDEIAARLAMSKASLYGYFHAKEDMLAAISRETIEGFTRELALVQRSALGPEEKLRRVVRQHVRFVIANRSFLTVFFSEEPNLPPRIARALAAQKDRYDKGVEAIVAEGVRRGVFRDVPPRLVVFGMLGMLNWLYKWYNPAGRWGAEEVSAAFLDLLEGGMLRARARGPGLARRLQRLRRELGEVSRALGD from the coding sequence ATGGAGCCGAGGCGCCAGGCGGTGCGCGACCGCATCCTGCGCACGGCGGCCGATCTCTTCCGGGAGCGTGGTTATCGCGCCGCCACTCTCGACGAGATCGCCGCGCGGCTCGCGATGTCGAAAGCCTCCCTCTACGGCTATTTCCACGCCAAGGAGGACATGCTCGCGGCGATCTCGCGAGAGACCATCGAGGGCTTCACGCGGGAATTGGCCCTCGTGCAGCGCTCCGCCCTGGGCCCGGAGGAGAAGCTGCGCCGGGTGGTGCGGCAGCACGTGCGCTTCGTCATCGCCAACCGCTCGTTTCTCACCGTCTTCTTCAGCGAGGAGCCGAACCTGCCCCCGCGCATCGCCCGGGCCCTCGCCGCGCAGAAGGACCGCTACGACAAGGGCGTGGAGGCGATCGTGGCGGAGGGGGTGCGGCGCGGCGTCTTCCGCGACGTGCCGCCGCGCCTCGTCGTGTTCGGCATGCTCGGCATGCTCAACTGGCTCTACAAGTGGTACAACCCCGCGGGCCGCTGGGGGGCCGAGGAGGTGTCGGCGGCGTTCCTCGACCTCCTGGAAGGCGGCATGCTCCGCGCCCGCGCCCGCGGCCCCGGGCTGGCGCGGCGGCTCCAGCGGCTGCGGCGAGAGCTGGGCGAGGTGTCGCGTGCCCTCGGCGACTGA